The genomic interval CCTTGCTCTGCCCCTCGTGGCAGAAGACCTTGACGACCTTCTGGCCGTTGACCATCTCCTCAACATAGCCGTTGAGATCGGCCAGCGCCGTCTGCTGCGCCATGAAGTAGCCGCCGATGCGGCCGGTGAGCTTGCGCACGAACACGAGAATGAGCGCCATGACGGCGCACACGATCAGCGTCAGCCAGATGCTGATGTACAGCATGCAGAAAAACACGACCGTCAGCGTAAACACGGACGACACGAGCTGCGCCATGGACTGCGCGATCATCTGGCGCAGCGTATCGGTATCGTTCGTATACAGGCTCATGATGTCGCCGTGCGTATGCGTGTCAAAGTAGCGGATGGGCAGGCGCTGCATCTTTTCAAACATCTCGTCGCGGATGCGCTTGAGCGTGCCCTGCGCGATCGTGACCATGCGGCGGTTATACAGCCATGTGGCCAGCGTACCGACAAGATATACGCAGCCGATGGTGATCAGCGCACGGATCAGGCCGGAATAGTCCGGCGACGCCGTGCCGAGCATGGGCACGATATAGCCGTCGATCAGCTTTTGCAGGAACATGGACGAGGCCGCGCCTGCGACCGCGCTCAGCAGGATGCAGACCGTCACGAGCACGAGCGTGCCCTTATAGGCGCGCATATACGACAGCAGGCGCTTGAGCGTCTGGGAATCAAACTTTGGGCGTTCAGGCATCGTCCTCGCCTCCCTTCTGCTGGGACTCATAGACCTCGCGGTAAATTTCGCACGTGCGCAGCAGCTCATCGTGGCAGCCGACGGCGTCAATGTGGCCGTCATCGAGCACGACGATACGGTCCGCGTTCTGCACGGAGCTGATGCGCTGCGCGATGATGATCTTCGTCGTCTCCGGGATATAGGCGGAAAGGGACTGCTGGATCTGCGCATCCGTGCGCGTGTCGACGGCGCTCGTCGAGTCGTCGAGAATGAGCACCTTCGGCTTTTTCAGCAGCGCGCGGGCGATGCACAGGCGCTGCTTCTGGCCGCCGGAGACATTCGTGCCGCCCTGCTCGATATGGGTGTCATAACCGTCCGGCATGGCGGAGATGAACTCATCCGCACACGCGAGCACGCAGGCGTGACGGAGCTCCTCGTCCGTGGCGTTTTCGTTGCCCCAGCGGAGGTTTTCCTTGATCGTTCCGGAAAACAGCTCGTTTTTCTGCAGCACCATGGCAACGGCGTTGCGCAGCGTCTCCAGATCATAATCGCGCACGTCCACGCCGCCGAGCGTCAGCCTGCCGCCGGTGACATCGTACAGACGCGGGATGAGCTGCACGAGCGAGGATTTGGACGCGCCCGTGCCGCCGATGATGCCGATCGTCTCGCCGGAGCGGATGTGCAGATCAATGTCATCGAGCACCTTTTTGTCCGCCTTGGAGGCGTAGACAAAACTCACATGGTCAAAATCAATGGCGCCGTCGCGCACGGCCATAACCGGGTGCTCCGGATTTTGAATGTCCGTCTTTTCCTCGATCACCTCGGCGATGCGGCGCGCGGACGAGAGCGAGATCGTCAGCATGGCAAAGACCATCGACAGCATCATCAGGCTCGAGAGGATCTGCATAGCATAGGTGATGAGCGCGGTGAGGTTGCCGGTCGTCAGGCCGAGCGCCGGGTCATTGCCGCTGGCGATGATGGCCTTGGCACCGAGCCAGGAGATGATGATCATGCACGCGTAGATACATGACTGCATCAGTGGCGCGTTGAGCGTGATGAGCCGCTCGCCCTTGGAAAAGTCCTTATAGATGCGCTCGGAAATGGCGCCGAACTTGCGGATCTCGTGCTGCTCCTGATTAAAGGACTTCACGACACGGATACCGCGGACATTTTCCTGCACGACGTTATTGAGCTCGTCATATGTGCGGAAAACGCGCGTGAAGACCGGGAACACGCTGCGGATGATGAAAAACAGCGCCACGGCAAGGATCGGCAGGATGATGAGAAATGTCATGGAGATATCACGGCTGATGCGGAACGACACGATCATGGAAAAAATCAGCATGACCGGCGCACGGATCGCCATACGCATGAGCATCTGAAAGGCGTTCTGCACGTTCGTGACATCCGTCGTCAGGCGCGTGACGATGGACGCAGTGGAAAACTTGTCGATGTTGGAAAATGCGAAGGTCTGCACGTTGTTGTACATATCTTCGCGCAGGTTCGCGCCGAAGCCGACGGACGCGCGCGCTGCGATACGCGCCGCGAGCACGCCGGTCGCGAGCTGGAACGCCGCCAGCAGCAGCAAAAATGCGCCGAACTTCCAGACCGCCGCCATACTGCCGCCCTCAATACCGAAGTCGATGAGGTTGGACATATACAGCGGGATCACGATCTCAAACACGACCTCCAGCGCCGAGAGCAGGACCGTCACGAGCGCGGGGCCTTTGTTTTCCCGCAGACTGCGGGACAATGTATGAAGCATGGATTTCCTCCTTCCTGAATCGCGGACCGATCAGCCGAGGTCGGCATAGATCGTGCGCAGGGCCGATTCCAGCGCCGCGATCTGTTCCGGCGTCAGCGAGCGCAGCATCTGCTGCTCCGTTGCCTGGATCGTGGCGTGCATATCCTGCGCGATCGCGGCAGCGCGCTCCGTTTGGCAGACGATCTTGCTGCGTTTATCTGACGGGTCAAGCCAACAGTACACAAAGCCGTTTTGCTCCATGCGGCCGATGATGCCGGCCACCGTCGGGTGCGACACCTGCAGGAATCCTTCGATCTCCTTTTGCGTCGCCTGCCCGCCGTTGTGGTTCAGATAGCCCAGTACACGGCTTTGCGTCAGCGTCAGCCCCTGCTGCGCGAGATCGGCATCTGCCCGCATTTTGATCTTATCCGTGATCATTTTTAATAGACATCCGATTTGAAATTGCTCCATGATACACCTCCAATGTGTAGCACGCTACGCATTATAGCGATAATATTTTTTATCGTCAAGAGGCGTCACAAATTGTTTACATGCGAAAAAAGCCCGCCTGCCGAAGCAGACGGGCTGTACAGAAAAAGATTACAGGTGCTGGTCGCGGTCAATCTTGTCGTAGTGCTTGAGCAGGATGCCCTCCATGACGGAGGTCAGCTTCATGTCCAGGTTCCAGAAATAGATGACAAACGTGACCACAAACGCGCCGAGTGCGCCGAGCGACACACCCATAAGGGCCTTGAGCAGCTTGCTTTTCAGATTGTTCATGTTCGATCTCCTCTCTGATTACCAGGACTTGTCGTCCTTCAGGATCTCCAGGCTCGGATCCACAGGCTCTTCCTGCATGACGGTGCGCATGTAATCATTGACCTGCTGGCGCACGCCCTGACGCGAGACCACGCGCGGGTCAAACAGATCGTGCGTGACCCAGATGAGGTGGATGCCGTGCTCACGGGCGCGCTCCTCAAACAGGCCGTGCATGCCGTCGAGCGCCTTGCAGCTCATGTGCTCCCAGAGGATGACCATGTCGGCGTTGAACTGCTCGCAGAACTCCCAGAGCTCGTCGAGGAGGACCTTGTAGCCGCCGTGGGTGCGGTTGCGCATGATCATGTTCTCTGTCAGCCAGGCCATGTCGTAATACGCCTGCTCGCGGTTTTCGGGCGTGTCCTCCGTGACGAGTTCGCGCGTTGAGACCATGGAGAGCATATCCGTCAGCGGCACGATGCCCCAGCAGTTGAGCAGCCAGACGAGGAAGTCCATGTAAAAGTGCGACTGCACGCCCCAGACGATGGCGCGGTGGCGGTACTCGTTGGCGGCCTTCTTCTGCTTGCGGTAGGCGCGCTCGGCGAGCTGCGTGATCTTGCGATCGACTTCGCGGAACGCGGGGACCTTGCCGCAGATGGCCATGTAGTTCGTCTCCGTGTACAGCGCAAGGTTGGAGCCAAAGACCTGCGGATAGTCGGTCTTGTTCATCTCCAGCCACTCGAGGCGGCACTTGGTGGCGTAGTTCACGCGCTCGGCGCACTCGAAGTACGCCTTCCAGTCCCACTTCTCGCCGGTGTGCTCCTCGATGAAGGCGATGGCATTTTTGATCTCCTGCGCGGCGTAATCCTGCACGTCGTCCTCGCGGTGGCGCAGGGGCGCTGCCAGCTGGAACACCGGAATGCCGTCCTCAAGCTCGAGGCGCTTGGAAATGACGCCGTTTCCGAGCAGAGAGCCGTCGCACGTCGTGTTGCACTGCACGGCGCACGCGCCGAGCACCGGCGCGTCGTCGTCGATGGACACACCGGCCTCCGCCTCCGGCATCGGGCAGACATCGCCCGCGAGGCCGTACTCCTGCGCGACGTCGATATAATGCTCGGCTGCGTGCTGGTTGAGCAGCACGGAGACATAGGTCGACGGCGTCTCACGGCTCAGGCCCTTGAGCGTCGGGAAGCCCATCATGACGGCGGTCATCTCGTTTTCGTCCACGAGCACGACCTTGTCGGAGAATTTCTTGTCCTTGCCGATGCGGCGGTCGCCGCGGAAGAGACCGTCGAGCAGCTTTGCCACGTCCTCGATGATAAGATCCTGCTCCAGGTGGCAGATGCGCAGATATTCATCGCGCAGGCCCTGGGTGTGGCGGTCGACCATCATGGGCACGGCCAGATAGTTGGCCATCCAGCGATAGCGGAACATGGCCTTGATGTTGCGCGGCTTGGAGACCATCTTCGCCATGGTGATCCAGTTGTGCAGCCAGCGGGAATAATCATAGAGAGTGTCGGTCACGCCGCGCCACTCGCGGCGGTTGCGGACCTTGCCCTCGGTATAGAACTTACCGAAGTTTTCACAGCCGATTCTCTTGTTGGACATCACTGTTTCCCCCCTTGAATCTTCTTGATCTCCATGCTTTCCACGAATGCCTGCACACGGGTGCGCATCTGGCCGGAGGAAGCGATGTTATACGGGCGGTCAACGGACAAAACGGGATAGCCGTAGTCATCGTTGAGGATGTGCGAGCCGAGCATGCGCTCATACGCCCATGGATCGCAGAACTTGATCTGCTCGTAAATGATGCCGTCGGCCTCGTACTCCTTGGCGAGCTGATTGACGTATTCGCGGCGGCCGATCATCTTGGGCATGTTCATATAGCGCGGGCACTGGGCGCGGTTCATGTACTGGCGGCAGATCTGGGTCAGCGCGTCCTCATCGTCCGTCAGCACGATCGGGTCGCGGCCCGGGAACGAGCCGTAGCAGAAGCGGTCGGCGCAGACGTACGCACCGGTCTCCTCGACGAGCTTGATGAAGTCAATGTCATCGACCTCAGAGCCGACGACGACCACACGCGCGCGGTAGGGGGTCTTCTTGTCCGGGCGGCGGGTCTTGAGCTCCTTGAGCGTCTCCTCGAGTTTGTCGATGAGCAGATACTTCGGCGCGACATAGGTCGCAAGCGTGATGACGTGGAATTCGTAGCCCGTGATGCGCGGATTGGGGCCCTTGCGGTACTCGCCGATGGCGCGGATGAGCTCGCACACGCGGTTGTGCTCGGCGACAGACTTGCGGATGGCCTCATCCGAGACGTCGATGCCATAGACATCGTGCAGCGGCGTGAGGATATGGTTGCGGCACTGCAGGACGTACAGGTTCAGGCCGTTGTCGTCCGCCTTCATTGGGATCTCCATGTACTCGAAGAAGAACTTCGGCTTGTCCTTGCCCATGGTCTTGAGCAGCTCCATGTTCTCCACGGCGCGGTTCATCATCGAGCAGCCGTCCGGCGTAATCATGCAGTCGGCAAAGTTGTAGCCGCCTTCAATGGCGCGCTCGAGCAGCGCGCGGCTGTACTCGCACAGGAAGCTGGTCATATAATATGTGGCCATTTCCATAGAGCCGGTGCGCGGCGCGCGCAGGCGCGTTGAGAACGAGCCGGGCAGGTTCAGCAGCGGCTCGGGCGTGTTTTCGCAGGCATAGGCAACGCAGATCTTCCCCTCGTTCTGCGCCTGAGCGATCAGGTCATTGTGCGCTTCCTGCAAAAGGTTTTCGAAGTACAAAAGATGTTTCAGGTCTTTCATGGTTCACTCCCTCTTCGTTCGTGTTTCTATCAAAAGCGGCTGCGCGACCGCTTCTGTCTCTTTTGCTGCCCATAGGCAGGGAGGCGTGCCGGAATCAGCGCGCCTCGATCTGTTTGATATTGATCTCATTGCCCTGCTGCAGCCAGGTGTTGCCGCTGCCGCAGTGCGGGCAGGTCTTGCCGTATTGTACGGTCGGGTAAGTGGTCTTACAGTCGTCGCACCAGGTGACGGCCGGAATGATCTCATACAGGAATTTCGTGCCCTGAATGATTGGCTCCTTCTTGGTATACCAGTTCCAGCAGTCCTCGAGATATTCCGGCACAATGCCGGAGACCTCACCGAATTCGAGCGTGACCGACTCGATCTCGGTGAGGTTGTTTTCCTTGGCAATCTCCTGCACCTGCTTGACGACATAAGTAACGATACTCAGCTCGTGCATGGGGGCTCCTTTCAAGCGGGCGGGCACAGCGGGAAGGGTTCTGTGCCCGCCTCATAATGATGGATTACTTTTTCTTTTCCGCCAGGGACTTCTTGATGATCTTCACCTGACGCTTGGCGGCATAGGGGCCGATGGCCTTGAACTTGTCCTCGGCCGGGATCATCTTGCTGTTTTGCGGACGCACGCGCTTGAGGTGGATCGCGTCGAATTCGCACTTGGTCGTGCAGATGCCGCAGCCGATGCACTTGTTCGGATCGACGACGCTGCGGCCGCAGCTCAGGCAGCGGGACGCCTCGGAGCGGATCTGCTCTTCGGTGAACGTCACGCGGTCGTCCTGCATGGTGCGCACCTTCTTGCTGTCGATGGCAACGGCGGCACGCGCGGGCTTTTTGATCTTCTCGGTCGGCAGAACGATATCGTCCTTGTTGAGCTCCTTGAACTCGCGGGTGTTGCGGTGGATCGTCAGGGTCTGGCCCTTGTTGACGAAGCGGTGGATGGACACCGCGCCCTCGCGGCCGGTCGCGATCGCGTCGATCGTGTACTTCGGGCCGGTGGCGCAGTCGCCGCCGACGAAGATATCGGGCTCGTTGGACTGGAACGTCACGGCGTCGTGTGCGATCAGGCGGCCGTCAGCCGTCTCCGCCGCGGTGCCGGCCAGAACGTCGCCGTAGACCGAGCGCTGGCCGATGGCGACCAGAACGTTGGAGCACGGGACGGTGATGGTCTCATTCTCGTCATAGACCGGGGCGAACTTGCCGCTCGCGTCGCGGACGGACACGCAGCGCATCAGCTCGATGCCGGTGACCTTGCCGCCCTCGCCGAGGATGGCCTTCGGCGCCCAGGAGTTGTTGATGACGACGCCGTCGGCGATGCCGGCGTTCTTCTCGTCCGGAACGGTGGGCATCTCTTCGTCCTTCTCGAGGCAGTACATGTTCACGCTGCCCTTGGTCAGACGCAGGGCCGCGCGCGCCACGTCGATGGCCGCGTTGCCGCCGCCGATGACGACCACATCGCCCGTGAGCTTCTTGAGCTTGCCAGCGTTGACTTCACGCAGGAAGTCGAGACCGCTCTTGACGCCCTTGAGATCCTCGCCGGCGATGTTGAGCTTCGACGCCTGCTGCAGGCCGACCGCGACGTAGAACGCCTGGTAGCCCTCTTCGCGCAGCTGCTGGATGGTGATGTCCTTGCCGACTTCGACGCCGCATTTGAACTCCACGCCCATCTCGCGCAGCACATCGATCTCGGACTTGACCACGTCCTTGCCGATGCGGAAGCTCGGAATGCCGTTGACGAGCATGCCGCCGGGCACGGCTTCCTTCTCGAACACGACCGGGCTGTAGCCCTCGATGGCCAGGAAGTAGGCGCAGGACATACCGGCCGGGCCGCCGCCGATGATGGCGACCTTCTGGTCAAACTTCTCATGCGTGCAGGAGTTCATGGGCGGCACGTAGCGGTGCTCGGCCTTCATGTCCTGCTCGGCAATGAACTTCTTGATCTCGTCGATGGCCAGCGGCTCGTCGACGGTGCCGCGGGTGCAGGCATCCTCGCAGTACTTTCTGCAGATGCTACCGCAGACAGCCGGGAACGGGTTGTCCTTCTTGATGAGCTTGAGCGCGTCGGCATAGCGGCCGTCGCCCGCCATCTTGATGTAGCCCTGGATGGCGATGTGCGCCGGGCAGGCAGCCTTGCAGGGCGCCGTGCCGGTCGGCCAGGTCTGGATGCATCCGTTCTCGTTGCGGTAATTCTTGTTCCAGTGATCCTCGCCCCACTTGGTGTCGTCCGGCAGCTCATGGTGCGGATACTGGATGGGGCCTTCCTTCGTGCAGAGCTTCTGACCGAGGCGGACAGCACCAGCCGGGCAGGTCTCTACGCACTTGCCGCAGGCAACGCACTTTTCCGGGTCGCTCTCGGCCACGTAGGCGGAGGCGGACAGGTTCGGCGTGTTGAACAGCTGGCTGGTGCGCAGCGCGTTGCAGACGCCGACGGCGCAGTTGCAGATGCCGAAGATCTTGTTCTCACCGTCGATGTTCGTGATCTGGTGGACATAGCCGCGGTCCTCGGCCTTCTGGAGGATCTCCATGGCCTCTTCATAGGTGATGTCGTGGCCGTGGTTCGTCTCGCGGCAGTAGTCGGCGAAGTCGCCGACGCCGATGCACCACTCGCCTTCCACGTCGCCGGAGCCCTCGCCGCGGATGCGCTGCTGCTTGCGGCAGGAGCACACGGACACGCCGATGTGGCCCTCGTACTTCTTCAGCCAGTGGGACAGGTGCTCGATCGGCAGAGACTTGCTCTCGGCCGGGATGGCCTTTTCGACCGGGATGACGTGCATGCCGATGCCGGCGCCTCCGGGAGGCACCATCTCGGTGATGCCCGCCAGCGGCAGATACGCCATGCGCTCGAAGAAGTCTGCCGTCTCCGGGAACATGTCCGCCTGCTCGGGATTGATCATCATGATCTCGGCACTGCCGGGGACGAACATGTCCAGCACCCAGCGTTTCTCATGGTTCGGGTTCTTGCCGTCGAGGTTCTCCCAATGGAACTCGACCAGACCGCTCTCGCTGATAGCCTGCATCGCTTTTTCCAGATAGGCTCTGTCGAACTGCGGGTTTTTCTTTGCGAGCTGCTCGATCGTGAGCGGCACGCGCTTTTTCATCGTCAGGGCGATATCGAGGATATCGTCCGCCATCTTCTCATCATACTTCACCGCCGTGAACTTCAGGGCGGAGTTGATGCCCAGATACTCCGGGGCATCCGGCGTGATCTTGTCCTTGCCGAGCAGGACCGTTGCGCGATCCGTGATTTCTTTGCCGAGCTTTGCAATTTTCTCGTCTTTTGTCATGTTCTCGCTTCCTTCTCTGATAGTTTACATCCAAATAACGACGGGCCGTTCGGACACTTGAACAGCTTCCAGCGTCGCCATGTTAATTTATTAACCCTGCAATGTCAAGGCCTCCAGGGCATTTTTGAAACAAGTCACAAAAAAGTTGTAAAAGAATTGCGAATAAAATCTTATGTGTGTTGAATCACAGAAACAAAAGTCGTATAATGTTTGAAGAAAGCAAACATTTTTCGTCAGGGGTGTTTGAAGTGCAAGATTCTTCCTGGAAATTCAAAGAGGAAGTCGCGGAAACAGCCATTTCCCTCTTTAAGCGCGACGGATATAACAACGTGACCGTCAACGACATCTGCAAGGCATGCGGTATCTCCCGCTCCGTCTTTTACTCCTCTTTCAACGGCAAACGCAGCATCCTCGAATACATGGTGGAAAAACCGCAGCACAATGACGACAAGAGCTTCATGAAGTTTGCGCACGCAGATAATGACTTTGAGCGCATCTGGCAGCTGTTCGACCGGTTCATCACGATCGCTTACGACTTCGGCCCGGAACTGACGAGCACACTCTTCATCATGCAGTTCGAGTCGCCCGAAGGCATCCGCACGGCCATCCATGCGCTGGACGATCTGTTTGCAACGCTGGCCAATAACTGCGCCAAGGCGGGCATTATCGACACGGAAGAGCCGCCGGATCTGCTGTCGCGCATCGCGACGGATCTGGTCTGCCATGAGCTCTATGTCTGGTGCAGTCAAAAGGGCAACTTCTCGCTGCGCGCACGTGCGCGGCAGTATGCCGAGGTCGCCTACCACGTCAAACCGGAATACCGCATGCCGGCCGAACAGCGGGATGCTCTGTGACTTGCAGCATACGGCTACCGCCTGAATCTGTGCATGCAATACCATGGCGCTTTCAGTCAGTGACGTAAAATCACGCCGCCACAGGGACTGAACAATCTGCTGCTTGAGGAAATGATACATGAATAAATATGTTTATAAGCTCGGAGAATTCAGCGGCAGTGATTACCTCAAATTCAGAAAGGGAAATTCTGGTGCCAGCAGGAAGTTTCTTCGACAAGATTCACTGTATGTACTGGACAACGCGTTTTACTTTTTCCTGGCAAGCGCATTTCAAAAAGTCTCTGTGTCATTCGATATGTTTGAAGATACTAGTGTTACAAGAGGAGAATGGTGAAAAATGATGCAGCTGAACATTCCAGAAACCGTTCTCCCCGAATTTGTAAGTGATGCTAAGGAAACGATATCTGCTACAGACCGTTGGGTCACAGAAGAAATCGGAGAGAACGAAGAATTCATTGTCATTGGCGTATAACAAAAAAGAGCTATCTGATTTCAAATGAAGTCAGATAGCTCTTTTCTTATGAATCATAAAATTCTGTTGCCAAATCGCTGCCGCGAGGGGCTTCAAGGCTTAAAAAGTCCAGTATTTACAGGCTTTTTTCGACCTCTGGAATTATTCCCACTCGATCGTGGCGGGCGGTTTGGACGTAATATCATAGACGATGCGGTTGATGCCCTTGACCTCGTTGACGATGCGCACGGAGACGCGGTCGAGCACATCATACGGGATGCGCGTCCAGTTGGCAGTCATGAAGTCCGTCGTCGTGACACTGCGCAGCGCGAGCGTATAGTCATACGTGCGGCCGTCGCCCATAACACCGACAGAGCGCATATTCGTCAGCACCGCGAAGTACTGATTCATCGTCTGCTCCAGGTGCGCCTTGGCGATCTCGTCGCGGAAGATGAAGTCCGCGTCGCGCAGGATGTCCAGCTTGTCCTTGGACACCGCACCGAGACAGCGGATGGCCAGACCCGGGCCCGGGAACGGCTGGCGCATGACCAGATACTCCGGCAGGCCGAGCTCACGGCCGAGCGCGCGCACCTCGTCCTTAAACAGCAGACGCAGCGGCTCAATAATCTCCTTGAAGTCCACAAAGTCCGGCAGACCGCCGACGTTGTGGTGGCTCTTGATGACGGCAGCGACATTCGTGCCGGATTCGATCACGTCGGGATAGATCGTACCCTGAGCCAGATAGTCGACCGAGCCGATCTTCTTGCCCTCTTCCTCAAAGACGCGGATGAACTCCTCGCCGATGATCTTGCGCTTCGTCTCCGGATCGGAGACGTCCTTCAGGCGCGTGAGGAAACGCTCTTCCGCGTTGACGCGCACGAAGTTGATGTCCCAATTCTGGAACGCAGCCTCGACCTCGTCGCCCTCGTTCTTGCGCAGCAGACCGTGATCGACAAAAATGCACGTGAGCTGATTGCCGACCGCCTCCGCCAGCAGCGCGGCCGCGACCGAAGAATCCACACCGCCGGAAAGTGCCAGAAGCACCTTGCCGTCGCCGACCTTGGCGCGGATGTCCTCAATGGACTTGCGCATGAAGTCGCCCATCGTCCAGTCGCCGGTCGCGCCGCAGACCTCATACAGGAAGTTGCGCAGCATGGCCTGTCCGTACTCGGTGTGGTTGACCTCGGGGTGGAACTGCACGCCGTAGAAGCCGCGCGCTTCATCGCAGATACCGACCGTCGGGCAGGCATCCGAATGCGCCACAAGCCGGAACGAATCCGGCACCTTGGCCATATAGTCCCCGTGACTCATCCACGTAATGCTCTGCTCCGGCAGGCCGCGGAACAGACGGCAATCGGTGTCAAACCATGTCTCCGTCTTGCCGTACTCGCGCGCGGTGTCCTTCCCGGCGGCGGTTACTTCCCCACCGAGATACTGCGCCATGAGCTGGCAGCCGTAGCAAATACCGAGGATGGGGATGCCGAGCCGAAAGATCTCCGGATCAACCTGCGGCGAACCTTCGGCGTACACGCTCTGCGGGCCGCCGGTGAAGATGATGCCGATGGGGTCAAAGGCGCGGATCTCATCCACGGTCATGGTGTTCGGCTTGACTTCGCAATAGACATTGCACTCGCGCACGCGGCGCGCAATAAGCTGGTTATACTGTCCTCCGAAATCGAGGACGATGACAGACTGATTCGGCATGGATGACGCTCTCCTTATTCGACGGTAACGGATTTCGCGAGGTTTTTCGGCTTATCGATCGCGCAGCCGTTGGCTTTTGCGACATAATATGCAAAGAGCTGCAGCGGCACGATCTCCGCCGGGACGACGAACAGGTCGTCCATGCGCGGTACGAGGATCACATCGTCCGCCTCGGAATAGATGGCGCGATTGCCCTCGAGCGCCACACCAAGCACGCGCGCACCGCGCGCCTTGACCTCTTTGACGTTGCTCATGGTCTTGTCAAACAGCGGCTCGTAGCACGCAACGGCGATGACGAGGCGATTCTCCTCAATGAGCGCAATCGTGCCGTGCTTGAGCTCGCCCGCGGCATAGGCCTCCGAGTGCAGGTAGGAGATCTCCTTGAGCTTCAGCGAGCCCTCCATGCAGACAGCGTAGTCCACATTGCGGCCGATGAAGAACAGGGACGGATTGTTTTTGTACCGCTCGGCCAGCTGCGCGATCTGCGGGTTGAGGTCGATGGCGCGCTGCACCATCTGTGGCAGGATCATGAGGTCGTCCGTGAGCTTTGCCGCCTCTTCCCTGCTCAGGCAGCCGCGCTTCTCGCCCAGATAGAGCGCCAGCAGATACAACACCGACACCTGCGTGGTGTAGCCCTTCGTGGTCGCAACGGCGATCTCCGGACCTGCCCAGGTGTAGATGACATCGTCCGAGATGCGAGCGATCGTACTGCCGACGACGTTGACGATCGAGAGCACATAAGCCCCCTTGGACTGCGCCTCGCGGATGGCGGCGATGGTGTCCGCCGTCTCGCCGGACTGCGAAATGATGATCATGAGCGTGTGCTCGTCGACGATCGGGTCACGGTAGCGGAACTCACTTGCAAGGTCGGCATCGACCGGGATGTGCGTGAGCTTTTCGAGCGCATATTTGCCCGCCTGGCCGGCATAAAACGCCGAGCCGCAGGCCGTGATCATGATCTTGTTGAAGCCCATGAGCTGCTCGTCGGTC from Clostridiales bacterium carries:
- a CDS encoding ABC transporter ATP-binding protein/permease, whose protein sequence is MLHTLSRSLRENKGPALVTVLLSALEVVFEIVIPLYMSNLIDFGIEGGSMAAVWKFGAFLLLLAAFQLATGVLAARIAARASVGFGANLREDMYNNVQTFAFSNIDKFSTASIVTRLTTDVTNVQNAFQMLMRMAIRAPVMLIFSMIVSFRISRDISMTFLIILPILAVALFFIIRSVFPVFTRVFRTYDELNNVVQENVRGIRVVKSFNQEQHEIRKFGAISERIYKDFSKGERLITLNAPLMQSCIYACMIIISWLGAKAIIASGNDPALGLTTGNLTALITYAMQILSSLMMLSMVFAMLTISLSSARRIAEVIEEKTDIQNPEHPVMAVRDGAIDFDHVSFVYASKADKKVLDDIDLHIRSGETIGIIGGTGASKSSLVQLIPRLYDVTGGRLTLGGVDVRDYDLETLRNAVAMVLQKNELFSGTIKENLRWGNENATDEELRHACVLACADEFISAMPDGYDTHIEQGGTNVSGGQKQRLCIARALLKKPKVLILDDSTSAVDTRTDAQIQQSLSAYIPETTKIIIAQRISSVQNADRIVVLDDGHIDAVGCHDELLRTCEIYREVYESQQKGGEDDA
- a CDS encoding 2-hydroxyacyl-CoA dehydratase family protein, coding for MKDLKHLLYFENLLQEAHNDLIAQAQNEGKICVAYACENTPEPLLNLPGSFSTRLRAPRTGSMEMATYYMTSFLCEYSRALLERAIEGGYNFADCMITPDGCSMMNRAVENMELLKTMGKDKPKFFFEYMEIPMKADDNGLNLYVLQCRNHILTPLHDVYGIDVSDEAIRKSVAEHNRVCELIRAIGEYRKGPNPRITGYEFHVITLATYVAPKYLLIDKLEETLKELKTRRPDKKTPYRARVVVVGSEVDDIDFIKLVEETGAYVCADRFCYGSFPGRDPIVLTDDEDALTQICRQYMNRAQCPRYMNMPKMIGRREYVNQLAKEYEADGIIYEQIKFCDPWAYERMLGSHILNDDYGYPVLSVDRPYNIASSGQMRTRVQAFVESMEIKKIQGGKQ
- a CDS encoding MarR family transcriptional regulator, which encodes MEQFQIGCLLKMITDKIKMRADADLAQQGLTLTQSRVLGYLNHNGGQATQKEIEGFLQVSHPTVAGIIGRMEQNGFVYCWLDPSDKRSKIVCQTERAAAIAQDMHATIQATEQQMLRSLTPEQIAALESALRTIYADLG
- a CDS encoding hydrogenase maturation nickel metallochaperone HypA, which gives rise to MHELSIVTYVVKQVQEIAKENNLTEIESVTLEFGEVSGIVPEYLEDCWNWYTKKEPIIQGTKFLYEIIPAVTWCDDCKTTYPTVQYGKTCPHCGSGNTWLQQGNEINIKQIEAR
- a CDS encoding 2-hydroxyacyl-CoA dehydratase family protein; its protein translation is MSNKRIGCENFGKFYTEGKVRNRREWRGVTDTLYDYSRWLHNWITMAKMVSKPRNIKAMFRYRWMANYLAVPMMVDRHTQGLRDEYLRICHLEQDLIIEDVAKLLDGLFRGDRRIGKDKKFSDKVVLVDENEMTAVMMGFPTLKGLSRETPSTYVSVLLNQHAAEHYIDVAQEYGLAGDVCPMPEAEAGVSIDDDAPVLGACAVQCNTTCDGSLLGNGVISKRLELEDGIPVFQLAAPLRHREDDVQDYAAQEIKNAIAFIEEHTGEKWDWKAYFECAERVNYATKCRLEWLEMNKTDYPQVFGSNLALYTETNYMAICGKVPAFREVDRKITQLAERAYRKQKKAANEYRHRAIVWGVQSHFYMDFLVWLLNCWGIVPLTDMLSMVSTRELVTEDTPENREQAYYDMAWLTENMIMRNRTHGGYKVLLDELWEFCEQFNADMVILWEHMSCKALDGMHGLFEERAREHGIHLIWVTHDLFDPRVVSRQGVRQQVNDYMRTVMQEEPVDPSLEILKDDKSW